Genomic segment of Triticum aestivum cultivar Chinese Spring chromosome 6A, IWGSC CS RefSeq v2.1, whole genome shotgun sequence:
TTGGAAAACTCTCGCAAGGATTGAGGATCTGGATTACCAAAAGCAGAAAACCATGTAAGAGCATGGCTAAAAAAACTTGGAATATGAGTTCCGCTCGGGTAATTCTGGAAATATCAGACTATCAAAACATATAGGAGTCAATAAATAATTAAGATCTGAACATTCATAATGATAGGAGTATTTCTAAAGTATTTTAATCCTGAGATGCAAATCTCTCAacactaaaaaaaataaaaatataatcaACCATTAATGAGTTAAAAATATGGTAAACTGAAGATATCATATTGTATATCTAAAAAGCAACAATCGAGTTCTCATAAATATTAATTGTTCACTCTCAATTTAATAAATCAGAAAAAATTAGCAGCCTGTAAAAACTCACCTCTATCCAAGTCGAAGTTCTTTTACATTCATATGTGGAAAAGGTCCCATCTTTATTCTACAACCAAAAATGATTCGCTGTTAACCAGGTGACCTTCACAGCTTAGAAAAAtccgaaaaaatagcaaaaaattaAACATCGGCAACATGCATAGTTTTATTTGACATCAATTACTAAATCTATTGACTGACTGCTGAAAGGAGCTGCAAAATTGTGCAAACAGTATGAATGTTGACTTCACCACATTCATAAACTAAAGTTGGCAAAACATTTCAGATGCATTTTTCCCAGTGTAAGTTTGGGGGGACAGATCCATATTCATGGAAATATGAACGAATGCTTGGAAATTGCACAATCATGTTACATGGCTTAATTTTTTTGAGAATTCTTACCACAAAAGATAAAAGGCAATCAACAGCATCATGCACCCTTTCTCTTTCTATTGGATCGCCAACGATGTTCCTAGAGATCTTTGAGAGCAGCAGCACAGCCTGAAAATCAAATAATGTAAGACTTTCTTGTATAGACAAAATAAAAACAATACAGGATACCGTTGGTTGGTTGTAAGGGTTTCATTAATTTAAAGCCGGGCGCCAACCTCTTTTCTAAAAAAAGAGGATTGACAACTGAACCAAGGGAACACTGTACAAGTGTATGCCTTTGCTGGATGTAAATTCATTTATTAAGATTAGGTTATATAATAGCACTTACTACTTGATTAATAACTAATTTCACATGTTGATATTAACAGGAGAAAAATGACCTTAAGTGCTTCTGCGGTAGTGTCAGATACAGTCCATCCATTGTCTGCACTTGAAAGAGTCCATGAACCCTTCGATCTGTGGCGATGTGAATAACTTTGGTCGCCAGGATGATTCCAAAGAACCTTCAGGTATGGACATGCACACTGTTTTAGATTACATTATGTAACTTTATCAATTGAAATAACTATGAGGAACAAAAAAGAACCTGCGATTTTTTCATGAATGCATTGGCTCTCTCGAGAGTTGGGCCATACTCACTCACAAGACCTGTAGCGCAATATGCTTGAATAATAAATGATGTCTCCCAGCTCTGAACACCATCATATACCTATCCTTGACATAATAGAAAATTATACATACTTTCACTTTCTCTTCAGAAAAGAATAGCAATTTTGTGAAACAATGAAAGGCATGTTGTATTGTAAACAAAGGTCTACATGATTTAACCATGCACCAAATATCAAAGTTATTATGAAAAATTAACTCATAATTTAACCATGCACTTCCGAGCTGAAAACATGATTCTAGTTTGACAGCAGTAGTGCACCCACAAATCATCCAATCACGGCTAAAAGTGCTGAAAATATATTCTCTTCTTATACTAGACTTAAGTACCTGACGTAAACAAAAAACAGGGAAACAGACTTGAAAGTACCTACAAGTGCATGAAAACTGAAATGTCATCATACCTGCGCCTTCATGCCATCTTCCGAGATCCACAGGAAATCAGGTACCCTCGCAAGATGCCGCTTGAACGCTTCCGAATTTGGATCTTCGGCCCAGCAGCAGACCATGTTCAGAGCCTAAACATCACAAAGAAAAACATAATAAGTGAGTTTGATATCAAGCCCCTGAGTCTAGGGTCTAGGCAAATATATTTTTTTTGGTCATGATGCCCACATTTCATACTTCTCAATTCTTATTTATTCGAGGGTTCGTATGTACTGAGTGACTCTAGGTCTATTCAGATGCAGCTTCAAGAATAAAGCAGACGACGCATTACCTTGTTGACGGAGCATATGCAGAGGTACTGCGTGTTGTCGTCCTCGTAGTGGATGTGCTCCATGAGGTTCTTCTGAGCCCTGTCCCTGAGCTTGTTGATCGGCCAGCTGCTCAGCACCGGCTCCACGCACTTGTAGAGTGAGGTCCAGACGGCGTTCTGCAGCGTTGTGCGTGGGCACACAAGGTCCTCCTGAAATTAAGCAGAAACAAGATGATTAAACACCATGTAATTGAGTAGTGAATTCGTGGTTTGGTGGTGCTTTGTGCTTTCTCCCCCTGTGTTGGTTTCCACGAGCAGCAGAAAAAACAATCAAATTAAAAGTGTGCTGCTAATTCCACGATTGAGCGAAGCAAACCTAGAAGGAACTATGCCCAACTTTTTCTCCGGCGAGCGGCAACCTGAAAGAATCAGCCTCCATTTTGCTTTTGCATGTTggtgtcggagagagagagagagagagagaaagaaagaagggTGGTGGTGCTGGCGAAGGCGCGCAGGAAGAGGCCGGTGATGTGCCGTCGGCTGCTCGGAGCCACTGCGTACTGCGGtcgtctccgcctgcgccggcgccgccgccgctttACTCAGTTGCGGCCAGagctcttttttgtttttgttttttgcgtcAAACAGGCACAGAATCGcacaggagccacgagcgagcaacCAAACGGGCCGGCCTATTTAGGTTTTGGGAACCTTTCAGAATGTTCCGGGCCGGTTTTATTGGtttgttcttttttctattttctggtacttcttttacttcttttatttttttcctttaaaaaatatttttcccaaaaaaatcttcaatttcaaaaatcatttcaaatttaaaagaaattcatgtttcaaatattgttcagaatttcaaaaggCATTCCAGTTCCAAAACATCTTCGTAAATTCTAAAAAAGATAGCACTTTCTAtatgtttggaattttttagaaaatattcgtatttaaaaataataattttttttaaaaattgtttatAAAACATGTTCACATTTAAAATTTTGTTCCAAATTCAAAATGTTctcttttaaaaaaaaatccaaacTAAAATAAAGTTGTTTACTACAGTCCATGCATGGGCCAACCCACCAAGACTACCCCTGTTCGGCAACCCTCCTAtttgcgaaatcactaattaagaagtaCTCGTTGTAAAGATCACTCCAATTCCTCTAGTTGCGACAAGTGCTGCACATGCagcgcgtcacttgtcgcaacctgagagttttccttttttttcgtagattcgtttattcaaaacgttttctctcccaaaccgtgcgtccaaatctcgaaccgctttcaccattggattcctcacgtcgagatcttcaaaactagatcctacgttgataggttttgacgaacttttttttcatgaaaaaaaccgaacgaaaaaaccCGAACTGGGAGCATAGGTTTTTTCCCTTTcagaaagaggcacgcccgtgcctctcacgaaatcacaaccgtacctctcgcgaaagcaaaaccatgactcgcggaaaaaaagagaaaaaagcgtttttttcatttccgaggaggcacgaccgtgactctcgtgaaagcacaaccgtgacttttgtggaagcaaaaccgtgactctcgtgaaatcACAACCGTGACttttgcggaagcaaaaccgtgactctcgcaaaagaaaaaaaaatagaaaacgcgttttccCCCTTTtcgaagaggcacggccgtgactctcgcgaaagcacaaccatactTCTCGCAGaggcaaaaccgtgactctcgcgaaagcacaaccatgcttctcgcagaagcaaaaccgtgactcgcgaaagaataaagaaacaaaaaacgcattttttttccgtttccgagaggcacggccgtgcctcccgcggaagcaaaaccgtgactctcgcgaaagaaaaaaaaacaaagaacacatttttttttgttttcgagaAGCAcagtcgtgactctcgcgaaagcaaaaccgtgcctcttgcggaagcaagaccgtgactctcatgaaagaaaaaaaaacacgtttttcgcacaaaatgtttttttcgatttttttattgaaaagctaaggaagaccagtggaaaaccaaaacgtcgaaaaataataagaaaaaacgtttaaaaagccgaaaacgcgtgcaaaaaataaaaattaaattaaatttggagggagcgcccagagcgcgacacatgACGAATacctgagagcgcgccaagtggcgttgATCGTTGCAAGGCTCCTGAAGGAGCGCTTGTTACCTAGTTGCTCTCTCCTATTTGCGTCAAATAGGTTGCGTCAAGTAAGAGGTCCCCTAACAAAAAGCTCAGACCATTTATAATAGGAGGCTAGGGTTATCAGTTGGCCCCAGTGTTTTGCAAAACCAGGCCTGGCTATTCCTACCTAAATGTTGTTCCTTTTTTCCCTTCAAAAAAGAGTTTTAACTATTTTACTTCATCCACGCCTCCTGAAAAGAAGGCGTGTAAACTTTCTCTGAAGTTAAAACAATGCAAAATTTAACCAAGTATGTAAAAAATAATATCAACCATCACAATACTTATGATTGTAGTTAAGGGTAGGTTCGATGTTTATTTCTAGGTTATTTTGGCGTGGACAATAGTAGCGACCCATATAATCATGTCCTAGCCTCTCCATCTACAGGTTGGTCTTAATTACTTGGTTTGATTGTCGATGGCAAGGTAGTTAAAACAGTGCCTTGTGGTTGATTATCTAGAATACCGGTTTCGCAAGATGATGTTGTCACGAGGCTTTGTTCGTCGGATTCCTTTCATCTTAGCTTTCGTACATGGCCAGTCAGAGTGGTGAACGATATATGCCATATATCATCGACCTTATGTTCTCATTTTCACGGTGGAATTTTATGGTGGTTATCAACAAAccttgatcttgatcttgatgtGGAGACAATTGTTCTTCCACTTTGATCCAGTTTTATGTTTCATTCTCTCAAAAAAGCAAGCAAGCAAAGGTTATGATCGTCTAGGAACTGAACGAACCTTGGCGCATGCATTGCGTGACATGCCCCAGTCGATCTGGTCGTACGGCACGTCGTAGATCTCCTCCCTTATCGCCAGGATCGTAGGCGTAATGGGCCCAACGAATTTCCTCCCGTAGAGATAAGCCATAGGCAGGTAGACCATACGGCACAGGCACCAGAATTTCCCTACGCAACATGTGAAGACTTTAATCAGTGATTTCCTCCTGAGGCACACAAACTATAGACAACACACACGTTATATACGTGTGTGCAAAGAGAGCCTTGGCTTAGTGGTTGGACATGTGGTTGTGCAGCCTAACGACCCGAATTTAATTTCTAAAATTGACAGGTGATGCATAGGGATTTTCCCTCATTTATTATGGATCAAGTTTGATATGTGATGGAACCACTCATCCCAAAATATCGTCATACTCATTTAAAAATTTTTCTGAGGACCATGTTTGttttggtactcatactaaaatggccgtatgcatccttAGTCGGTACAGAGGTCGGGGAAGTGAAATTCTGactcgtggcaggtggctgcggcggccttaTACCCGTCCTGgtaggagtgcgccggactggcaTCGttcagatgcaaaggccggggtcatcctccttttttaaAAGAAAATATATGTGTGTGTCCATACACCTAAAAAAAGTATGTATGTGTGTGTCCTCTACAACTACAAGTACGTGCTGGAAAAAAATACTTCGACTATATAGTATGCATCAAATGATGGAAAACTGCGTGAAAAACCTAGCATCAAAAGATGGAACCGGGCGACGCGATACCTGGATGAAACGGGAGAAATTGCGGTGCAAGCCATAGTTCGGGGAAGATCGGGTTGTTCCCGGACCAGTCATACATCCCAAGTATCTGCAACAGTTAATTCAAACTCAAGTAGATTGCTTGACACATTAATCTGACCAAGTATATTATTGCTCCAAGATTATGTATGTGTTGGGGTAATATCCATGAATGAATATACAAACGTACCGAGAGCCATATCTTCCCCCACTGTGGCACAAGAGTAGCGCTGCCGTGGGACGATATCCAGCCACGCCCCTTAGCCAACGCCGTGTTGCCATCTAGCTCCTCTCCGAGGAGCCTTAGAGTGATGTAGTTTGAGCATGTACCAAACATGCTGCTCGACCCTAAAATTAGGCTGCCCCATCCCCCATCTTCGTTCTACAAAAAACAAAAGGACAAAGGGAGAAAATATATAGAAGACGGGTGTGTGAGAAAAAAAAGTCGCATAATTGAAGAATAAATCTCCGAGCCTCTACAGCCAAAATTGCAATATGAAAGTGCATGATGCCATGCCTGATGATTGTAGATGTAGCGGCATATCTCTCGTCGATGTTCCGCGGTCACCACAGTGTTGAGTGATCTGGTGACATAGAGAGCAAATATCTGCAAGTGCACACGGCAACAAAAATCAGCGAGAATCTTCAGTAGAAAGTATAAATACGATATATTTTCCCCTATTTCTTAGATATCTAAGAAGTAACTATTTTCAAGTTACCGTCAACAACCATGTAATTTAAACACATGATTCATACAAATTTTATTTTGACCGGAAGGCTATCAATGTTGATTAAGAAATAAGAGTTCCTAAATTAACTGGTCTATTTCTTTTGAGAAATAAGAATTCCTAAGTTAACCGGCCTTCTTTTTAGGAACAAGTTAACTGGTCTATAGTCACTCCGAGGTATGTACACAGTTTTATTTTGGCCAGAGTATAAAATACTCATAATAATTATTTTACATACCAAACCAGGCATGACGAACATTATCccgctgaagtccccgggccaacaGCCGTCATCCGATTGCAGCGAAGAGAACTGATCGAGGGCTCGCCTCAGCGACACCAGCACGGTGTCCTCAGTGACCTCGTCTTTCTCCTCGAGCTTCTCCATTGGCGGTAGACGACGGTCCCTCCCTTGATGTTTGTTCTCTTTTGAACACTGCAAATATTAGGTTAAATTTAGTTTGTTGAGTTGTGGGTGTCACGTATACTTGCAACACAAATTAAAGCTAAAGTAACATGTCAGTCTTGAAAAATGGAGTGTCAGAAGGCTTGTTGGCTGGCCCAATGAGGCAATAACTCCCAACTTTCTAGATAGGTACAAGGTTGGTAGATCGGCACATTCAAGTCATGAATGGAAATCGTACCTTGGAATCGTGGGTCCAAATAATGAAATAATTGGGTCCCAAACCTGTACACTACTAGAGTAACTGCCACTGCTTCTGGGCGTACAGAAATGTTATGCTAGGACGACCATGCAAGAACTTCACAGAAAAGAGCATAGCCATTGTAGACGAATTATATAATacttcctccgtaaagaaatatcaAAACGTTTAGAACGTTTAAATCAATAAAGTAGTattctaaacacttttatatttgtttatagagggagtactccCTTTGTAAACAGCATGGCCATCATACTTCATTCAGGATTCAGCATAACCATCGTTCTCCAAAGAAGTGATCGGCTACTCGCTGTACACTTAACGAATACAGTAGTATGCATGCATACCTGCAAGCGCATGAGGAGGTCGGCGGACTCTCTGCGCCGGAACCGGCCGTCGGTGAACTCCTGACGCACCCTCTCCACCTCGGCGCGCTCCTCCGGCGTGCCGGCGCTGGCGTCGAACTCCCACACCGCGCGGCCGAGGAAGCCGTTGGTGGACCGCAGCCACGGCCCGCCGCCCTCCCCGACCTTCAGCATCCACATGCCGGCGGCCGCTCCCGACAACTACGCACTCACTCAGCTTGTCTCTCGCTGGTCGGTCGGAACGGAAAGCCTGGCTCTGTGGTAGTATCAGCTGAGCTGGGCGTGCttaaaaagaggaggagattggcggCAACCGCTGCCACATGCATGGCTCGTTGGCAATGTTTAATAATTGGCAGACGCACAAATGCACCATGCACTAGAGATCGATGGTACGTGTAACAACCAACGGCCGTGTTTAACATGCGGTTGATAAACATAGTCTTATTTTAAACCTTACATGTAATTTAAAAATGACAATAGCAATGTGTCTATAATGAATTACCTCTTAGCCTTATCTaaaataactagttattcctaaaaacatgatCAGGCGTATTGTGCTAAAAGATCATCTTTTAAATAAGAGAAGATAAGTCTTTGCTTATGAATTCTCTCTCCCCCACCTCATAATTCATCATATATGGCACTTCTAATATAGCACTATTGTACATGACCTAAGGTGTGTGACGAAATCGTTTCTTCAGTATTTCTTTTCCAGGATCTCAAGAATCCCTGGCTCATGGTCGACTGCTTAGATCTTTTTTTGAGGGGTCGGCCGCTTAGATCAGCAGGTATAACAACACCCGCATGTCGGCTTTGTCAAGGCGGTTCCATCCCAAAATGGAACCAAATTGAGTACTTCTCTGCATCGACCGAATTCCTCCCGCCGCCGCGCAGCCACCCACCCTCTTCTTGCTAACTGTCCTTGCCCGCCTTCATTGATGTCGTCCTAACGATCATGTCCGCCTCCATTGGCATGGATGATGCCTTGGCGGAATCAGTCGGGCTCCCCGGATTGGCTTTGGATCCTTGCAAGGCGGAGAACCTTGCCTGGAAGGAGCGCCGTCAGAGGCAGCACGAGCATGAGGCTGCGGAGAAGATAGCG
This window contains:
- the LOC123132191 gene encoding achilleol B synthase gives rise to the protein MWMLKVGEGGGPWLRSTNGFLGRAVWEFDASAGTPEERAEVERVRQEFTDGRFRRRESADLLMRLQCSKENKHQGRDRRLPPMEKLEEKDEVTEDTVLVSLRRALDQFSSLQSDDGCWPGDFSGIMFVMPGLIFALYVTRSLNTVVTAEHRREICRYIYNHQNEDGGWGSLILGSSSMFGTCSNYITLRLLGEELDGNTALAKGRGWISSHGSATLVPQWGKIWLSILGMYDWSGNNPIFPELWLAPQFLPFHPGKFWCLCRMVYLPMAYLYGRKFVGPITPTILAIREEIYDVPYDQIDWGMSRNACAKEDLVCPRTTLQNAVWTSLYKCVEPVLSSWPINKLRDRAQKNLMEHIHYEDDNTQYLCICSVNKALNMVCCWAEDPNSEAFKRHLARVPDFLWISEDGMKAQVYDGVQSWETSFIIQAYCATGLVSEYGPTLERANAFMKKSQVLWNHPGDQSYSHRHRSKGSWTLSSADNGWTVSDTTAEALKAVLLLSKISRNIVGDPIERERVHDAVDCLLSFVNKDGTFSTYECKRTSTWIEILNPCESFPNMIVDHPYPECTSSVLQALMLFKELHYGYRTKEIEKCIRDAATFIESRQGEDGSWLGTWGVCFTYGAFFSVKALVAAGRTYESSSSIRKGCHFILSKQLSTGGWGESHVSNETKVYVNIEGDRAHAVNTAWAMLTLIYAGQMERDPAPLHRAAKELINMQMDTGEFPQQEHVGCFNCSLFFNYPNYRNLFPIWALGEYRRRLCSKSTGRRAPSSCGTRV